The following coding sequences are from one Nicotiana tomentosiformis chromosome 3, ASM39032v3, whole genome shotgun sequence window:
- the LOC104105575 gene encoding uncharacterized protein: protein MICLTSHKLCIPPRIESHFGRYINTKRNLRLINPGNFHKYLSELKSLTTFGIRRRTSTTMAVEIAKANEATLILTSGASGRISALFSFRVLRSLFLLINAFVLLLLLPFRGRRRMTSPAASGSQEKAGKEEKAAALERKGPVVRVPSKMMPRKSAVEQEVAARRSLAIRRVLQEDDKETLREFSLFVTSRGDTMFTQSWTPVSFKPRGLVFLLHGLNEHSGRYNDFAKKLNANGYKVYGMDWIGHGGSDGLHAYVPSLDDAVNDMKHFLSKVLAENPGLPCFCFGHSTGAAIVLKAALDPKVESRIAGVVLTSPAVGVQPAHPIFTVLAPIVSFLMPRYQFSAANKRGAVVSRDPAALLAKYSDPLVFTGSIRVRTGYEILRITAYLQQNLSKLTVPFLVLHGSDDAVTDPEGSKKLSEEASSTDKSIKLYKGLLHDLLFEPEREEVMKDVIDWLNQRLLNC, encoded by the exons ATGATTTGCTTGACAAGTCATAAGTTGTGCATACCTCCACGAATTGAATCACACTTCGGACGATATATTAACACAAAACGAAATTTGAGATTAATTAATCCTGGGAATTTTCACAAATATTTATCCGAGTTGAAATCGTTGACGACGTTTGGGATAAGAAGAAGgacatcaacaacaatggcgGTCGAAATAGCGAAAGCAAACGAAGCGACGTTAATATTGACGTCAGGTGCAAGCGGAAGAATCAGCGCGCTATTTTCGTTTCGCGTATTGAGAAGTTTGTTCCTTTTGATAAATGCTTTCGTGCTTCTATTGTTGTTGCCATTTCGTGGACGGAGGAGGATGACGTCGCCGGCGGCCTCGGGGTCGCAGGAGAAGGCCGGGAAGGAGGAAAAGGCGGCGGCGTTGGAAAGGAAGGGTCCGGTGGTTCGAGTGCCGTCGAAAATGATGCCGCGGAAGAGCGCGGTGGAGCAGGAGGTGGCGGCGAGACGATCGTTGGCGATAAGGAGAGTGCTTCAGGAAGATGATAAAGAGACGCTGAGGGAATTTTCGCTCTTTGTTACGTCCAGAGGAGACACCATGTTCACGCAATCATGGACACCTGTTTCCTTCAAACCCAG GGGTTTGGTTTTCTTGTTGCATGGCCTCAATGAACACAG CGGCCGGTATAATGATTTCGCCAAGAAGCTAAATGCAAATGGCTATAAAGTTTATGGAATGGACTGGATTG GACATGGTGGAAGTGATGGACTGCACGCATATGTCCCTTCTCTTGATGATGCTGTCAATGACATG AAACACTTTCTCTCGAAGGTTTTAGCTGAAAATCCTGGACTTCCATGCTTTTGTTTTGGACATTCGACTGGTGCAGCCATAGTCCTTAAG GCAGCACTTGATCCAAAGGTAGAATCTAGGATTGCTGGTGTTGTATTGACTTCACCTGCTGTAGGAGTTCAACCAGCTCATCCAATTTTCACA GTACTTGCTCCAATTGTCTCATTCCTAATGCCAAGATACCAGTTCAGTGCAGCAAACAAAAGGGGTGCGGTCGTGTCTAGGGATCCTGCTGCATTACTGGCCAAGTATTCGGATCCACTAGTATTCACTGGATCCATTAGGGTACGAACAGGTTATGAGATCCTTCGAATAACTGCCTACTTGCAACAGAATCTGAGCAAGTTGACAGTACCATTCCTAGTTCTTCATGGTTCTGATGATGCGGTCACTGACCCGGAAGGCTCTAAGAAACTCTCCGAAGAGGCTTCTTCAACTGATAAAAGTATCAAACTGTATAAAGGGTTGCTGCATGACCTGCTTTTTGAACCGGAAAGAGAAGAAGTTATGAAGGACGTAATTGACTGGTTGAACCAAAGATTGCTGAATTGTTAA